The Salvelinus alpinus chromosome 28, SLU_Salpinus.1, whole genome shotgun sequence genome includes a window with the following:
- the LOC139557551 gene encoding transcriptional repressor scratch 1-like: MPRSFLVKKIKLDDFSNHHHHLDDSFTPFTRSITDSVTSLGVRLSENGYIQDYITPSVYQGETKMELKMASPVSDPLYTQVSSRGEEYCEPDLEHPDSPQSGMTASGFYSGEAEALTEGYTMDAFFISDGRSRRKGDGDGRKGGRSGASNADATEESEAGATGTARHTCNECGKTYATSSNLSRHKQTHRSLDSKMARQCPTCDKVYVSMPALAMHILTHNLKHKCDVCNKAFSRPWLLQGHMRSHTGEKPFACAHCGKAFADRSNLRAHMQTHSAFKHYRCKRCNKTFALKSYLNKHYESACFKGSGDEDDDESCSEN, from the exons ATGCCCCGTTCGTTTTTGGTGAAGAAAATCAAGCTTGATGATTTCTCTAATCACCATCACCACCTGGACGACTCGTTCACTCCTTTCACACGCTCCATCACTGACTCTGTGACCAGCTTGGGCGTTCGTCTCAGTGAGAATG GCTACATCCAGGATTACATCACACCATCTGTATATCAGGGGGAGACGAAGATGGAGCTCAAGATGGCGTCGCCCGTCTCTGACCCTCTGTACACCCAGGTGAGCAGCAGGGGTGAGGAGTACTGTGAACCTGACCTGGAGCACCCCGACAGCCCCCAGTCCGGCATGACGGCCAGCGGATTCTACAGTGGCGAGGCGGAGGCCCTGACCGAGGGCTACACCATGGATGCCTTCTTCATCTCCGACGGGCGCTCGCGGCGGAAGGGAGACGGGGATGGCCGTAAGGGAGGTCGTTCTGGTGCTTCCAATGCTGATGCCACAGAGGAGAGTGAGGCAGGGGCCACCGGGACAGCCCGTCACACTTGCAACGAGTGCGGCAAGACGTACGCCACCTCGTCCAACCTCAGCAGGCACAAACAGACACACCGTAGCCTGGATAGCAAGATGGCGCGCCAGTGTCCCACCTGCGACAAAGTGTATGTGTCCATGCCGGCACTGGCCATGCACATCCTCACCCACAACCTAAAGCACAAGTGTGACGTGTGCAACAAGGCTTTCAGCCGGCCCTGGCTCCTGCAGGGCCACATGCGCTCGCACACCGGGGAGAAACCGTTCGCCTGCGCCCACTGCGGCAAAGCCTTTGCTGACCGCTCAAACCTCCGCGCCCACATGCAAACCCACTCTGCCTTCAAGCACTACCGATGCAAGCGCTGCAATAAGACCTTCGCCCTCAAGTCCTACCTGAACAAGCACTATGAATCAGCCTGCTTCAAGGGTTCCGGGGACGAAGATGATGACGAGTCCTGCTCTGAGAACTAG